CAGGATCCCGGGCTGGGAAACTTCTCAATGGAATTATCTGGAGCCCGACGGGAAACTCCATCTGATGCCATCTGCGCTTCTAGGATGCAGACGGCATTCAGGCTGTGGGAATGCAGTCTGCCTCTCAGGAAAGCGCCCTTGTGTTTGATCCCATTCTGGAAGACACTCTCAATAGGtacctccctttccctcttcccggCATAACTGAGTCCTGGCCTCACCTTGGACGTTGAGCTGGATGATCTGTTGAGCTCGGTACAGGGAGGTTGTGATCTCGCAGATGTAGGTCCCCTCATCCTTCAGAGTGAGGCTGGGTAGGGTGAGGGAGGCGTCCCCAGCCATGAGCAGCTGCTGAGGCTCCAGGATGGCGCCCTCCCGCTTGGCCTGCCCCTGCCCCGTGGTCCAGCGGTACACCAGGTGGCCACTGCCCTTATGCTGCAGCCGCCACTCCACGCTGGTGATGCCCAAGCCTGGTGCCATGGAGAAGCCACAGTGCAGGGAGGCTGAGGACCCCAGCAGGGGATTCAGGGACGGGGTCTGTGTTGTCACCTGGAACTCCACTGTGGGAGAAAGAGGGTGATTGTGGGCCGCTCCCTCCTTGAGGCCACCTGATCTCCGAGCTGTGGCAGGCTCGGGGTGTGTTGAGAGGCAGCATGCATGCGTGGTACTCTTAACCATTTTGGAGTCACTTACCCCTTGCACAATCTGATGAAAGTTACAGACCAGGCAAATACATATGCAAAATTATGgcttactgggacttccctggtggtccagtggtaaagaatccaccttccaatgcaggggacgcaggttcgatccctggccggggaactaagatcccacatactgtagggcaactaagcccgcgtgccacaactacagagctcgcgtgcctcaatgagagagtctgagtgctgcaaactacagggcccacgcgccctggagcccacgcgccacaacgagagacagaaaacctgcatgccgcaacttgagagaagcccacgcaccacaacgaagatctcgcatgcctcaacgaagaccccacatcctgcaactaagacccaatgcagccaaaagaataaaagaaaaaattttatataaatttataaaaaattttggGTTACTGTTGACACTCAGATTAAGAACTACTggagtggcttccctggtggctcagtggttaagaatccgcctgccaatgcaggggacacgggttcgagccctggtctgggaagatccttcatgacgcagagcaattaagcccgagcgccacaactattgagcctgcaccctagagcccgtgctctgcaacaaaagaagccaccgcaatgagaagcccccgcttgccgcaactaaaagaaagcccgcgcgtagcaacgaagacccaacgcagccaaaaataaattaaaaaaaaaaaagagctactggAGTTGCAGTCAGCTTTCAGAAGCCCGGCTCTTCCACTTAACTCCCTCTGTGGCCTGGGCAAGCCCCTCAGTGTTGCCGACCTCATCTGCTTAGAGCAAGGCTGCTGAGGAGACTAAAGGAGACAGAGCTTAAATAAGCACACAGTGGTGGTGTGTGAGCCAAACGTGCTGAACCCCAGTCCAATGAGGAAACAGTCGGACAGGTCCCAATGCTGGGACGTCTACAAGGCAGTGGCCCGGCCTCAAAATAGTTCATTAAGTACGACAATCAGGGGCGGGCCCAGccacggtgggggaggggaggatggtccgccctggcaggcaggcaggagtgTTTGATCACTGACATGGTTCATAACTGCCAGTGCAGGCTGATGGTGGAGGATACGTTCGTCCATTATCTGCACACCGCACCCCCCTTACTGCCTGCACCCCGGGTAGACCACTCCCCACCTTGGGTTGCTGCCGAGGCGATGGTTTTATGATTATGGAGAACATTCATGCCTTTGGTTGTAAACTAACACATGCTAACCATGGAAGCATTTGGGATGAAGTGTAGAGATGCCTGCAGTTTACTTTCAATTAGTTAAGCggaggggaaatggagagaagatgagggagggggaaaggatgtGCAACATGTTAACAAGTGGTGAATCCAGGTGCACGGTATACAGGTGTTTATTATTCTTTCACCTTTTTTTGTAGGTTTGAAATATCCCAAAATAAATGGGGGCAATGCCTAGCTATGCTAGGACTACGGTTGACACTGGACAGACAAGAGGACCCCTTTTTTGATGTAGCAGGATAAATTCAGGTTGGACCACAGAATAATCTGAGTGTTCTGAAGCTTTCTAAGGATAGAAGGGTAGGCCCCTAATCTTCTCTGGATGTGGTTGTCTTTCTTGGAGGCAAAATATTGGATTCCATGAACTTTGGAGAAACCTATCATCATGTCCTCAATTTTCTGTGCCCTCTGAGATGTGCAGGGTTGGAGAGAGCAAGGACCGGGTTCTACTGATAGGAGATCATGAACAAATTCTGCGGGCCTGTGCTCTCCTCTCTCATCTTGACCAGGCTAGCTGTTCCCTGGGAAAAGCTGGCACTCTGCTCACAGAGACAGCTGTGGACAGCATATGCAAGTAGAGCGTCACATGTCTTATGTCCTCAAGTCACCTGGCCAGGTGAAAATTATCCCCATTTGGGGTCTTTAGGAAGAAAGGACTGAGGCCTAGGGGACACCCTGAGATGACCAATGTGCACGGAGGTGGACTTGTCCCCTTCCTTCTCCTACTATTCCCCCATTTCTgacccctttaaaaaaattaaaactttctttctgctacttttcattttctcaccttCAGTCCGCACAGTCCCCTGGGGGCTCAGGGGCAGTTTCAGCATGGGATGCAAGACCGCCCCATTCTCAGCATCCCCAAGGGCCTTCATCACCATGGAGATACTAGGTCCCTCTCCAGACACTCGCACGTTAGCGATGAACCAGGCTGCCGTCTCCACCGTGGCCTTTGGCCTGGCCTGGAGAAAATAGCGGGAGATCTCACAGGTCACCTCTTTGCCGCTGCAGTCAGCATGGAGCAAGGCCTCGGCCTGGGGAATCTGTATCAGGTTCACTGGGGGAGAAGAGCACAGCACAGAGATGGAGCTGGATAGAGAACACCTGGGCTGATGGGAAGCAGGTGTGGGTGGGTGTCCTTGGGAACTGGGCTCAGGAACTGGAAGGAGCCCAGAAGGACTGGGACACAGGGTGGAGGGCTCTTACCTGATGCCTCAAAGGTAATGAGTGGGTCGTCCTCGGCCAGTGTGCCCCCTTGGAAATCCGTGAGGCCTTCCAGGGAGCCGTCGTCCAGCACTGGCACCTGCTTCAGCACCAACAAGGCCTTCACCATGTTCTCACTGCTGGCGAAACCTCCACGGTGCCCACCTTCCCCCATCAGGAAGCAGTCCAAGATCACGTCCACTGCCCGCCACTGCCTTTCTACTGCAGGGAACAGGCTGGGATGAGCACCCTCTTGCCCAGAAAGTTACTTGTATACTTGTCGAGTCATCAAGGGGTAATCTTCCCCGTTCCTAGCTGCCTCTGCGAAGCTCTGATCCTGTTTTACCCAGAACCAGCTTTCCGCGAAGCACCTGCTTCTCCAGGTACATACTCCTTGGTTTGAATTATTTAAAGTCCTGATTTCCCTTGCTCAGGGGGATTTAAGAAGCTTATTTCCACCTATCAATGGAAAGCTATCTCTTCAAAGGAATTCTCAGCAAAAGCatataaatgaacaaaactgCATTGGGAGAGGAGACAGGCTTGGATGCTAGGGCGTTGGCAGCCGTCTCAACTTCCCAGTCAGCCCCCAGGGTCTGCTCGCTCCGTGCTTTTTACAGGtggccttcccctccccaaccTCTGGGGAGCACCTACCCCCCTCCGTGATCTCCTAGATAGGGGCCCCCCTTCCTCTCCTGAAGGTGTCCGCTCCCAGGCCAGCTCCCTCTCCTGTATGACAGGGGGCCCACCACATCCACCGAGGCGGCCCCTCATTCCTTCGTTTGGCCCTTTCCCCAGAGTTCTCAGTCTCTCTCCCCGGCACAACTGGTTCCTTCCGTTACCAGCCGCCCACTTCCTCCTGTTGGGCTTAGAAGGCGATTGGAAGCCATTCCCGGCCCCTTTCCCCTTCTGCGACCTCGGGGAGGGTGGCTACCTGATGCTTCTTTAACCCGACACGCCCCACCAGCCAGCCCCCGACTCACCGGCGTCTGCTGCCCCGGAGAGAGCCAAGCAGACCAGCAAGCACCACCCCTTGGAGCCCATGGGGGCTGCTCTCAGGCCCTCCTCCCCCGCCGCCCCTCCTCGTGCCCCGCGCCGGCCAGGTCCGGGCTGGAGAAGGGGCTCCAAACACGCCTGCCTGGCCGACCGCCTGGCCCCGTCAGTCCTCTCCGCCTACTTGGCTTTCGCTTTCACTTTGAGAAAGTGTCACCGAGGCTGCCTTGGCCTCTGGCTGAAGCCATTGGTGCTGGAGCCAGAGTCTGCTCACTGTTCTTTCCTTCCACCTTCTCCTCCGCAAAAAAAATCCCCCGGTGATTTCAGGACCTGACTTCACCGCGTGCGCCCTTTTGCTCCCGACCAGCCCCAAGAAAGTCGAGATAAGGGACGGGAGGcagggtggaggaagggagggactgACAACAGACTCAGCTCCCCGGTAGCCGTGACCTTTCCCCACTTTTTGTAGGCGCCTTAcctgcccgcccccgccccgccccgccccgccccgccccgccccaacccccgccccgccccgccccgccccaacccccgccccgccccgccccaacCCGCGTGGGCCCCAGCGCGCCTGCGCGAGAGAAAGCTCCGCCCTCAGATCGCGGGTCTGCGAGGAGGGTGGGTGAGGCCTGCGTGGAGAGACTGAAATCTCAGAGCTGGAAAGCTACAGGCGCCTCTTTATTTCGCCGAGTTTCTAGGTCAGCGGTACACCATGTGGGCCTACCGTAGGCGGAAGTATGTCTTCCACCTGGAGCCCTAGCCCTCTTGCAGCACAGGGGCCCGAGCTGACACACTCGGGCTCCCGCTTCCCGCCCCCCACCTCGTTCCCCTGGGTCCTCGCCACTGCCAGTCTCGAAAAGGCACACAGGACAGTTTCCCAAGTCGGCACACACGAAAGGGTCCCGATGAGAGGGTAGTGCTGAAATTGGAGGTGCCGGCTCTCGATCCCCCTGGATGGCGGGTGGGTTGAGATGGAGGCTAGGACTTGACTGCAGTGACGGCCCCCCTCCGCCGAGCGCTGGCTCAGGGGTAGGAAGCGGGCTCTGGTTTTCGGTAATCCTCCTGAATGGGGATGGCACTGCCCTCTTCCTCCCTGGGGCAGCTGTAAGGACAAGGCTCTGCAGGCGCCACTGGACCTTCTCTCGTGTCTGAAGAGGGAGAATCAGAGGAGTGTTGATCAGCGGTGGAGGATGGGTGAAGGGAGAAGAGGTGAGCAAAGGCGGGCTGCCAGGAGGGCCCCAGCTtagaggaggggaagagaggccACAGGGTGCTAAAGATGGAGCTGGAGAGATTCAGTGAGGTTCCAGATAGGGAGGCAAAGCCGagatggtggggtggggtgcagaaACCTGAATTTTGTCTCTTACttaatctatattttctttgttgaTGGAGGAACAGGGCTCCAACTATGGTGAAAGCAAGAAACATTCCAGAGAGGAGCACAAAGATGCGGATGCAATCCATGCTGCACAGGGACCTTTGGGCTGTGATGGGATGGGCAGGGGTCACaagggggtttgggggagggccTAGCCCTTGACTCCCCTCAGCCCAGCCCTTTGtcacccctgcctctcccctttccccaccttcctcccctgcccccaccattgGACCACGTCCTTTCCTAATCCCTGGACtctgcttctccctcttcttACCCCTGTTCCTAGGAGCTTTCTGGCTGGCTTCCCTCCTGGAC
This genomic stretch from Phocoena phocoena chromosome 11, mPhoPho1.1, whole genome shotgun sequence harbors:
- the TAPBPL gene encoding tapasin-related protein, with the protein product MGSKGWCLLVCLALSGAADAVERQWRAVDVILDCFLMGEGGHRGGFASSENMVKALLVLKQVPVLDDGSLEGLTDFQGGTLAEDDPLITFEASVNLIQIPQAEALLHADCSGKEVTCEISRYFLQARPKATVETAAWFIANVRVSGEGPSISMVMKALGDAENGAVLHPMLKLPLSPQGTVRTEVEFQVTTQTPSLNPLLGSSASLHCGFSMAPGLGITSVEWRLQHKGSGHLVYRWTTGQGQAKREGAILEPQQLLMAGDASLTLPSLTLKDEGTYICEITTSLYRAQQIIQLNVQAAPKVLLSLASEALPPTLLCSVTGYYPLDVTVTWIREELGGAPAPVSGASFSSLRQSTAGTYSISSFLTAEPGSVGATYTCQVTHVSLEEPLGANTWVAPPGMGQRTAFGVLFASSLFLLALLFLGLQRRQATSPRPARTPRHSG